GACCGCAACCCCGACGACATCGACAAGATGATCGAGATCAAGATCTCCTACGACACCGACCCCGAGCTGGCGCTGAACAACACTCGGTTCTGGGCGCCGCTGTCGCTGTCGGCCGAACAGAAGCACAGCATCGACGACCCGATCGAGATGGAGAAGGCCGCCGACGCGCTGCCGATCGAGCAGATCGCCAAGCGCTGGATCGTGGCCTCCGACCCCGACGAAGCCGTCGAAAAAGTGGGCCAGTACGTGCAGTGGGGACTGAACCACCTGGTGTTCCACGCGCCCGGACACGACCAGCGCAGGTTCCTGGAACTGTTCGAGAAAGACCTCGAGCCCAGGTTGCGCAGACTTGGCTGACGCGGGGGCCCTGGCGAAGGCGATCTACATTGCCGCTCCCGAGGCGGAGACCGGCAAGTCCACGATCGCACTGGGCTTGCTGCACCGGCTGGCCGCCACCGTCGCCAAAGTCGGTGTGTTCCGGCCGATTACGCGGCTCGGGGAACAGCGCGACTACATCTTGGAGTTGCTGCTCGACCACGCCACCGCGGGCCTGTCCTACGAGCAGTGCGTCGGCGTGAGCTACCAGCAGGTGCACGACGACGTCGAGGCCGCGATCGCCACCATCGCCGACGCCTACCACGCGATGGCCGAGCAATGCGACGCCGTGGTGATCGTCGGCAGCGACTTCACCGATATCGGCGGGGCGACGAGCCCGGCCGGGTTCGCGACGAACGCCCGGATCGCGGTCAACCTGGGTGCGCCGGTGCTGCTGATGGTGCGCGGGTGGAACCGCACGCCGCAGGACGTCGCCGACGTCGTCGAGGCATGTCTGTCTGAGCTTTCAGCGCTGCGTGCGCACGCCGCGGCGGTGGTGGTCAACCGGTGCGCGCCCGACGAGCTGGACGCGGTTCGTGAGGCTTTGCGCAAGTTCACCCCGCGCGGCTACGTGCTGCCCGAGGCGCCGCTGCTGGCCGCGCCGACGGTGACCGAGCTCAAGGACGCGGTACAGGGGACGCCGGTAAGCGGAGACATCTCGCTGCGCGACCGCGAGGTGATGGGTGTGATGGTCGCCGGGATGACGGCCGACCACGTGCTGGAACGGCTGCGCGACGGCATGGCGGTGATCACCCCGGGCGACCGGTCCGACGTGGTGCTCGCGGTGGCCAGTGCCCATGCGGCCGAAGGGTTTCCGTCGCTTTCGTGCCTCATCCTCAACGGCGGCCTCGAGCTGCATCCCTCGATTGCGGCGCTGGTGGCCGGTCTGCACCTGCGATTGCCCATCATCGCCACCACACTGGGCACTTACGACACCGCCAGTGCGGCGGCATCGTCCCGCGGCCGGGTCACCGCGAGGTCGCAGCGCAAGATCGACACCGCCCTGCAGCTGATGGACCGCAACGTCGACATCGACGATCTGCTGGCACAGCTGGCCATTCCGATACCCACCGTCATCACCCCGCAGATGTTCACCCGTCGGCTGCAGCAGCAGGCCCGCGCCGACCGCAAGCGCATCGTGCTGCCCGAAGGTGAGGACGACCGGATCCTGCGCTCGGCCGGCCGGCTGCTGCAGCGTTCGGTCGCGGACCTCACCATCCTGGGCGACGAGACCCAAGTCCGTTCCCGGGCAGCTGAACTCGGTGTCAGCCTGGAAGGCGCGGCGGTGATCGATCCGCGCAGCAGTGAGCTGCACGAACAGTTTGCCGAGAAGTACGCCGAACTGCGTCAGGCCAAGGGTGTCACGGTTGAACATGCCCGTGAAATCATGAACGACGCGACCTATTTCGGCACCATGATGGTCTACTGCGGCATGATCGACGGCATGGTGTCCGGTGCCGTGCACACCACCGCGCACACCGTGCGCCCAGCGTTGGAGATCATCCGGACGGTGCCCGACGTGTCGACGGTGTCCAGCATCTTCCTGATGTGCCTGCCGGACAAGGTACTTGCCTACGGCGACTGCGCCATCGTCCCGAACCCGACGCCCGAGCAGCTCGCCGACATCGCGATCTCCTCGGCGCGTACCGCCGCGCAGTTCGGCATCGAACCCCGGGTGGCCATGCTGTCCTATTCCACCGGCGACTCCGGTTCCGGCGCGGATGTCGACAAGGTCAGGGCGGCAACGGAATTAGTGCGGTCCCGGGAACCGGAACTGGCCGTCGAAGGGCCGATTCAGTACGACGCCGCCGTGGACCCGTCGGTGGCGGCAACCAAAATGCGCGACTCGCCCGTCGCCGGCCGCGCCACCGTGCTGATCTTCCCCGACCTCAACACCGGCAACAACACCTACAAGGCGGTGCAGCGCTCGGCGGGTGCCATCGCGATCGGGCCGGTGCTGCAGGGACTGCGTAAACCGGTCAACGACCTGTCTCGGGGCGCCACGGTCGAAGACATCGTCAATACCGTTGCCATCACCGCCATTCAGGCGCAGGGCGTGTCCCGTGGGTGATCGTCTGGTGCTGGTCATCAATTCCGGCTCCTCGTCGCTGAAGTTTCAGCTCGTCGACCCCGACTCCGGGGAGTCGCGGGCCACCGGCGTGGTGGAGCAGATCGGCGAACCCGCCTCGCCCGTCGCCGATCACGAAGCGGCGCTGCGGCGGGCATTCGAGATCCTTGCCGACGACGGCATCGACCTGGGCGAGTGTGGCCTGGTGGCGGTCGGTCACCGGGTGGTCCACGGCGGCAAGCGCTTTCACCGCCCGACCAAGCTGGACGACGACGTGATCGAACAGCTCACAGAGCTCTCCCCGCTGGCCCCGCTACACAACCCGCCCGCTCTGCAAGGCATCGAGGTGGCACGCAAGCTGCTGCCCGACGTGCCGCATATCGCGGTGTTCGACACGGCCTTCTTTCACCATCTGCCCGCGGCCGCCGCGACCTATGCGATCGACCGCGAGGTGGCCGAGACCTGGCAGATTCGTCGGTACGGATTCCACGGCACCT
The nucleotide sequence above comes from Mycobacterium kiyosense. Encoded proteins:
- the pta gene encoding phosphate acetyltransferase, encoding MADAGALAKAIYIAAPEAETGKSTIALGLLHRLAATVAKVGVFRPITRLGEQRDYILELLLDHATAGLSYEQCVGVSYQQVHDDVEAAIATIADAYHAMAEQCDAVVIVGSDFTDIGGATSPAGFATNARIAVNLGAPVLLMVRGWNRTPQDVADVVEACLSELSALRAHAAAVVVNRCAPDELDAVREALRKFTPRGYVLPEAPLLAAPTVTELKDAVQGTPVSGDISLRDREVMGVMVAGMTADHVLERLRDGMAVITPGDRSDVVLAVASAHAAEGFPSLSCLILNGGLELHPSIAALVAGLHLRLPIIATTLGTYDTASAAASSRGRVTARSQRKIDTALQLMDRNVDIDDLLAQLAIPIPTVITPQMFTRRLQQQARADRKRIVLPEGEDDRILRSAGRLLQRSVADLTILGDETQVRSRAAELGVSLEGAAVIDPRSSELHEQFAEKYAELRQAKGVTVEHAREIMNDATYFGTMMVYCGMIDGMVSGAVHTTAHTVRPALEIIRTVPDVSTVSSIFLMCLPDKVLAYGDCAIVPNPTPEQLADIAISSARTAAQFGIEPRVAMLSYSTGDSGSGADVDKVRAATELVRSREPELAVEGPIQYDAAVDPSVAATKMRDSPVAGRATVLIFPDLNTGNNTYKAVQRSAGAIAIGPVLQGLRKPVNDLSRGATVEDIVNTVAITAIQAQGVSRG